In Treponema sp. OMZ 798, the following proteins share a genomic window:
- a CDS encoding Imm12 family immunity protein codes for MEFFLSAAIGGEITAEVDGAKIIHSLIIKMRKSLKEHFEKSFFEGLNKIKISVYIGGDVSSYCEKTGISVSRYSSTKKEYTAEFCIDKNYWNLEPLLPIKNKFILIMENLLINLGELIEKKLKASGCNFDCKLFKEIVLKSLVEV; via the coding sequence ATGGAATTTTTTTTGAGTGCTGCAATCGGCGGAGAAATTACGGCTGAGGTTGACGGAGCAAAAATCATTCATTCATTGATAATAAAGATGAGAAAATCTTTAAAAGAACATTTTGAAAAATCTTTTTTTGAAGGTCTTAATAAGATAAAAATCAGTGTGTATATCGGCGGAGATGTTTCCTCTTATTGTGAAAAAACCGGCATTAGCGTAAGCCGGTATTCCAGTACAAAAAAAGAATATACGGCGGAGTTTTGTATCGACAAAAATTATTGGAATTTAGAACCTCTTCTTCCGATAAAAAATAAATTTATTTTGATTATGGAAAATTTATTGATAAACTTAGGAGAACTGATCGAAAAAAAACTTAAAGCCTCAGGCTGCAATTTTGACTGCAAACTATTTAAAGAAATTGTTCTTAAAAGTTTAGTGGAGGTATAA
- a CDS encoding SMI1/KNR4 family protein — MEQKLIKRLQIFFDRHPSLRGKPADIEQITAAEQELNIKLDEDYKEFIKLFGGAYAGLAIHAFENGESIGKETIIELTRYARKLFNDIKLFPEINTSLVIADDGSGNPIAIEADGSVVLFDLDIEKKRVIACSFEHLIEQNFEEW, encoded by the coding sequence ATGGAACAAAAATTGATAAAACGGCTGCAAATATTTTTCGATAGACACCCGTCACTAAGGGGAAAGCCTGCCGATATTGAGCAAATTACCGCTGCCGAACAAGAACTTAATATAAAGCTCGATGAGGACTATAAGGAATTTATAAAACTTTTCGGAGGAGCTTATGCGGGTTTGGCGATACACGCTTTTGAAAATGGAGAATCCATAGGCAAAGAAACAATTATTGAATTAACCCGTTATGCCAGGAAATTATTTAATGATATAAAATTGTTCCCTGAAATAAATACAAGTCTTGTGATTGCAGATGACGGTTCAGGGAATCCGATAGCGATTGAAGCTGACGGAAGCGTTGTTTTATTTGACCTTGATATAGAAAAAAAGAGGGTTATTGCCTGTTCATTTGAGCATCTCATTGAACAAAATTTTGAAGAGTGGTAA